Proteins co-encoded in one Medicago truncatula cultivar Jemalong A17 chromosome 8, MtrunA17r5.0-ANR, whole genome shotgun sequence genomic window:
- the LOC25500592 gene encoding uncharacterized protein: MESRTPIMINKYQIWLTKLNYHTVVAKKNEKCFYHYSSSLTSATSIAFHFISQNSSMLRLTKLKPPSSSPHQLLQRCSVSRTAKGKGKAGQILKRSKITVKKSGPEPTPGAPTGSREKQERERLYDQCLNAPTPLRFLKPKQRAREAEREKLGLISKDRQIELDMMKKKNAKFRVFEKPTIMGTPGLDYITLGLVDAEKLPKYELTKEDGMKLAKEYSRVLMRKHRARQAAETNLLRMKKKAIEALPGGLKETALVPDLTPFPMNMFMATLTPPIDGYIEEIKEAADRISGKEKIR; this comes from the coding sequence ATGGAATCAAGAACCCCAATCATGATCAACAAATACCAAATTTGGCTAACAAAACTTAACTACCATACGGTAGTAgcaaaaaagaatgaaaaatgctTTTACCATTACTCATCATCACTCACCTCCGCAACCAGTATcgcatttcatttcatttctcaGAATTCAAGCATGCTTCGTCTGACAAAGCTAAAACCACCGTCATCTTCACCGCACCAACTCCTCCAACGCTGCTCCGTCAGCCGCACCGccaaaggaaaaggaaaagccGGTCAAATCCTAAAACGTTCCAAAATCACAGTAAAAAAATCCGGACCCGAACCCACACCTGGAGCCCCAACTGGTTCCCGCGAGAAACAAGAACGCGAACGCCTCTACGATCAATGCCTCAACGCACCAACACCACTTCGTTTTCTCAAACCCAAACAACGTGCACGCGAAGCTGAACgagaaaaattagggttaattagCAAAGATCGTCAAATTGAACTTgatatgatgaagaagaaaaacgcCAAATTTAGGGTTTTTGAGAAACCAACGATAATGGGAACCCCTGGGTTGGATTATATAACATTAGGGTTAGTGGATGCTGAGAAATTGCCAAAGTATGAATTGACGAAGGAAGATGGGATGAAATTGGCCAAGGAGTATAGTAGGGTTTTGATGAGGAAGCATAGGGCGAGACAAGCGGCAGAGACAAATCTTTTGAGGATGAAAAAGAAGGCTATTGAAGCTTTGCCTGGGGGTTTGAAGGAAACTGCTTTGGTGCCGGATTTGACGCCGTTTCCGATGAATATGTTTATGGCAACGCTTACGCCGCCTATTGATGGGTATATTGAGGAGATTAAGGAGGCTGCTGATAGGATCAGTGGGAAGGAGAAGATTAGGTAG